Sequence from the Egibacter rhizosphaerae genome:
CGACCCGGTGGCTCGAGCAGCTGCCGGTGGCCTTGCTGTTCACCGGGATCTGCCGGGTGCACCGGTCGCAGGTGCATCAGCTCACCGGCGCGTGGGACCGCGCGGAGGGCGAGGCCATCCGCGTCGGCGAGGAGCTCGCGGGCATCCAGCCCGCCAGTGCCGCCGAGGGGCACTACCAGGTCGGCGAGATCCGCCGGCTGCGCGGCGACGTCGCCGGCGCCGAGGACGCGTACGCGCAGGCGCACCGCCTCGGCCGCGACCCCCAGCCCGGCCTCGCGCTCCTGCGGCTGGCGCAGGGTCGCGCGGGCGTGGCGTGGTCGGCGATCCGTGCGGCGCTGATCGCGAGGGCCGGCGATCCGCTCGGCCGCGCGCGGCTGTGCGCGGCGGGCGTGGAGATCGCCGTCGCCGCCGACGAGCTGCCCGCCGCGGCGGAGCTCTGCGACGAGCTCGCCGACACCGCGACCGCCTACGGCACCACCGGGCTGCGGGTCATGGCGGTGCACGCCCGCGGCACGCTGACCCTGGCCGCGCAGGGTCACGAGCAGGCGCTGCCGCTCTTGCGCGACGCCTGCCAGGGCTGGCGCGACCTCGGGGCCGCCCACACCGAAGCGTGCGCGCGGGTGCTGCTCGCCAGCGCCTACGACGCGCTCGGCGACGCCGACGCGGCCGCCCGCGAGCGCGCCGTCGCCGCCGCGACGTTCGAGCAGCTCGGTGCCGGTCCGGACCTCGCCCGCTGCGCGCCGCAGCCGCACGAGCCGCGCGCGGACGGGCTGACCTCCCGCGAGATCGAGGTCCTCGCGTGCGTGGCCGCCGGACGCAGCAATCGCGAGGTCGCCGCCGAGCTGGTCATCAGCGAGAAGACCGTCGCCCGGCACCTGTCGAACATCTTCACCAAGCTCGGGGTGGCCTCCCGCACCGAGGCCGCCGCCTACGCGTTCTCCCACGACCTCGTGCCGCCGTCACCGTGAGGCCGGCGGGCGCGGGATTCCGAGCCTCGCTCGCTCCCTTGCGGTGCCAGCGATCGGGAGGGAGCATGGACGAAATCGGACGCGAGCACCTTCGGCAGGTGCTCGTGGAGCAGCTCGGAGAGCAAGCTGCGGAGACCCTGATGAGTCAGTTGCCTCCCTATCGGTGGCCCGATCTGGCCACCAAGGCCGACATCGCTGAGCTACGCGGCGAGCTCGCCCAGCTGCGCGGCGAGTTCGTCCAGCTGCGCGGCGAGTTCGGCGAGTTGCGCGGCGAGTTCGGCGAGTTGCGGGGTTCGGTCGCTGAGCAGCGCGGCGAGTTCGGCGAGTTGCGGGGTTCGGTCGCTGAGCAGCGCGGCGAGTTGATCGAACGGATCGGCGCGGTCCACGAGAGCGTGGGGGCCCTGCACGTGGTGGTCGCGCGGCAGACGTGGGTGATGACGCTGGGCATCGTCGCCGCGATCGCCGCCAGCGTCGGCATCACCGCGACGTTGGTGTAGGGCCGCCCCGGCAGGCGCCCTTCAATCTGACCCTTGACTGCCCTAGATCCATCCATAATATATGATCCATGGAATCGCGGGATGGGGCTCGTCCGGACAGGTCCGCTTTGACCGATCGCGTCTACGAGGTCCTGAAGACGCGCATCCTCGAGCTCACCCTCCCACCGGACACGCGGCTGCAGGTCGGCAAGATCGCCGAGGAGTTCGACGTGAGCGCGACGCCGGTGCGCGAGGCTCTCAACCGTCTCGCGGCCGAGCATCTCGTCGCCGGGGCCGCGTACCGGGGCTTCTCGGTCTCGCCAGTGCTGGGTCGCCAGGAGCTCGTCCAGCTGCTGCAGGCCCGGCTCGTGGTCGAGCGGGCGGCCGCGTCGCGGGCCGCGGAGGTGCGCGACGAGGCGGCGCTGGAGCGTCTCGGCGAGCTCGTCACGCGGATGGAGAAGCTCGTGGATGCCCCCGTCCTGGACGTCATGGCCTTCAACGCCGCTGACCAGGCGTTCCACCAGGGTGTCGTCGAAGCGTCCGGCAATCCGTTCCTCGTCCAGGCCTTCGACTCCCTGCACGTGCACGTGCAGATCGCGCGGTTCTACGAGGGCGAGTCCGGCGGTCACGGCCAGCACGCCAACGTCGAGCACCAGCGCCTGCTGAAGGCGCTCGTGTCGGGGGACGCCGAGGCCGCGGCGGCGGAGGTGGACACCCATATCGCCGACGTGTTCGGCCGCTTGGAGGCCGAGATCGCGGCGGGGGAGGAGTCCACCACCGGCCCGCGCGCCGGGCAGCCCGCTCCGCAGACCTAGCTCCCGGAGGTGAAAGGAGGCGGCGGCACTGCTCCCGACAGCCCGAGCTGGGGCACGGCCGCGCTCGAGGAGCGTGACGGAGCACCCATCGAGGCGGGATCTTCGGCACACGAACGAAGGACCGCGCACAGCTGGCGCAAAGGATGTGGGATGAGACGGTATCCGACGCGACTTGCCATCGTGCTCGCAGTGCTGCTCGCGATCGCGGCGTGCAGCCCGGTTGAGGACCCCGACACGGCAGCGGAGGGGGAACCCGACGCCGACGAGGCCGCGGGGGAGGGGCCCGACACTGACGACGCCGACACTGACGACGCTGAAACTGACGACGCCGACACTGACGACGCCGAGCCGGACGGGGACGAGGAGGTCCCCGTCGAGGAGGGTGCGTCGGCGGGCGAGAGCGATCTGTACGGCCCGCCGCCGGAGGACCCGCAGGAGGGCGGGACGGTAACGGTGGGTGCGCTCAACGAGCCCCCGTCGCTCGATCCCTTCCACGAGGGCGCGGACGCTCGGTCGGAATACTCGGTGCTCATGTACCAGGGGCTGATGTACGAGAGTTCCCATGGCGTGCCCGTGCCGCTGCTGGCCGAGGACGTCGAGATCTCGGACGACGAGCTCACCTACACGTTCGAACTGCGCGAGGGGGTCGAGTTCCACGACGGCTCGCCCATGACCTCCGCGGACGTCCAGTACAGCTACGACTACATTCGCGACCCCGACAACGGGTCGCCCGGCGCCCAGGACTTCGCCGCGATCGACACGATCGAGGCGCCCGACGAGCACACCGTCGTGATGGAGTTGTCGGAGCCGAACTCGGCGCTGCTGATGACGCTGACCAACAAGTTCGGTGCCGTCGTGCCCGAGGACTACTTCGACAGCGAGACCGCCGAGCAGGACTTCAACACGGCGAGCGTCGGCACCGGGCCGTACCAGCTCGAGGACTTCAGCCCGAACGAATCGATCTCGCTGAGCCGCCACGAAGGCTACTGGGGCGACGGCCCCTACATCGACGAGCTCGTGTTCGAGTTCATCCCCGATGCGAGCGCGATGGTCGTCGCGCTCGAGAACGCTCGCATCGACCTCGGCGAGCTGCCGCAGATCACCGACATCGAGCAGCTCGAGGGCACCCCGGGCCTCGAGGTCGCGACCTTCCCCTCGCTCAATCAGAAGGCGATCGACCTCGTCGCCAACGTCGAACCCCTCGACGAGGAGCCGGTCCGGCAGGCCATCGCCGCTGCGCTCGACAAGGAGGAGGTCGCCCAGGCGGCTGCTCCGGAGCTGCACCAGGAGATCGGCATGATCGTCGGGGGGATGCAGGAGACATGGGGCCTGCCGCTCGACGAGGTCCCGTACCAGGGGCAGGATCTCGAGACCGCCGAGGAGCTGCTGGCCGAGGCGGGCTACGAGGACGGCTTCGAGATCGACCTGCGGACAATCCAGGACTTCGACTGGATGGACGCCGCGGCCGTGGTTATCACTCAGCAACTCGCCGAGGTCGGGATCGACGTCTCCACCGAGACCGTCGACCTGGGGACGTGGATCGACGCCTGGAACAACCAGGCGGCGGGCTTCACCCTCAACGACTGGGGCACCCAGCCGGACCCGAGCCTCTTGTACTTCCGTCACTTCAGCCAGGAGCCCCAGGGCGCCGACTTCCGGCTCTGGGACCATGACGAGGCCTCGCAACTGCTGGCGGACGGGATCGCCACGTCCGACCAGGAGGAGCGCGTGGAGATCTATCACGAGTTCCAGTCGGTCATGGCCGAGTCCGCCCCGACCATCCCGCTGTACAGCCCGCAGGCGGCGATCGCGACGCACGACCGGCTGGCGAACTACGTCCACCATCCCAGCGGGTGGTACTTCGGGCTCGCGACCGCCTACGTGGACGAGTAGGCGGCCGAACCGGAGCCAAGAGGTCGAGTCGGCGAGAGGGCCGAGGTCCCCATGGCGAGAATGCTCGGCAAGCGCCTGGTCGCGTCCGTCGTGACCGCGGTGCTCGCGACGATCGTCGTGTTCGTGCTCATGCGCGCGGTTCCCGGCGACGTCGTGCAGCAGATGCTCGGGCAGACGTCAGACCCTGACGTGGAGCGCGCATTGCGGTCCTTCTTCGGGCTGGACGAGCCCCTGTACGTGCAGTACGGGGAGTGGCTGCTCAGCGCGCTTCAGGGGGACCTCGGCACTGCCTGGGTCTCCGGCCAGCCGGTCGGCCAACTCATCGGCAACGCCCTGCTCGTCACCCTGCAGCTGACCCTGCTGACCCTGCTGCTCGCCGTCGTGCTCGGGGTGCCGGTCGGCCTCGTCGCCGGGATGCGCGAGGGCGGCCGGCTCGACTCGATCCTGCAGAGCCTGACCGTTCTGGGGCTCGCGACGCCGATCTTCTGGCTCGGCATCATGCTGCTGATCGGCGTGTCGGCGGTCCTGGGCTGGTCGCCGCCGCTGTCCTACCAGCCGCCGACGGTCTCCCTCGGCGCGAACCTGCAGATGATGGTGCTGCCGGTCCTCAGCCTCGGGGTCCTGCAGGCGGCGGCGTACGCGCAGTTCGTGCGCCAGGCCGTGGTCTCCGCCACCCGCGAGCAATACGTCATCACCGCCAGGGCGAAGGGGCTGCCCGAGCGGAAGATCCTGTTCAAGCACATCCTCCGCAACATCCTGGTCCAGCTGATCACGTTCATGGGGCTGCTCGTCGTGCAGATCCTGGGCGGGGCGGTGGTGATCGAGTCGATCTTCACGCTGCCCGGCTTCGGCCGTCTGCTGCTCGGCGCGATCACGTCGCGCGACTACCCGCTGCTGCAGGGCGGGCTTCTGGTCGTCGTGCTTGTGACGCTGACGGTGAACCTGATCATCGATCTGCTCTACCGCGTCATCGACCCGCGTCTGAGGACGGTTGCGTCGTGACCGACACCGTTCAGCACGTCGACGACCGCACCCGGCCGGGCGATGCCCGGCGGAGCGGGTCGTGGCGCCGGCTCGGCAAGCGGCTGCGCCGTCAGCCGGGTCTGGCGCTCGGCTTGCTGATCCTCGCCCTGCTGCTCGCGATCGTTGCGGCGCCGTGGCTGTTCACCAACGCCGACCCGAACGTGGTCAACCCCGCCGAGCGCCTGTCGCCGCCGTCGGGCGAGCACTGGTTCGGGACTGACGACGTTGGCCGCGACATCTACGCGCGCGTGATCTACGGCACGCGGGTGACGCTGGGGATCCTGCTCGCGTCCCTGGCGTTCGCCGGCGTGCTCGGAGGCACGAGCGGGATCGTCGCCGGCTACCTCGGGCGGTCCACCGACATGCTGTTCGGTCGCGGGGTCGACGTGATCCTGAGCTTCCCGCCGCTGATCCTCGGGCTGATCCTCACGGGGATCCTGGGGGCGGGCACGCAGAACCTTGTGCTCGCGATGAGCGTCATCTACTTCCCGACGTTCTTCCGAATCGGCCGCTCGGGGACGATGAGCGAGTCGACCAAGGTGTACGCGGAGGCGGCCTACGCGCTCGGGTACTCGCGCTTCCGAATCCTGTCCCGCCACATCGCCCGCAACGTCGTCCCGCTGCTGCTCGCTCAACTCATGGTCGTCTTCCCGCTCGCGCTGCAGATCCAGGCTGCGCTCAGCTTCCTCGGCCTCGGCGTGCAGCCCCCGACCCCCGACTGGGGCAACATCCTCGAGCAGAGCCAGAACTTCCTGCTCGCGGCCCCGTGGATGTCCGCCTTCCCCGGGCTGGCGATCCTCGTCTCCGCGCTCGGGATGATCCTGCTTGGGCGCGCGGCCCAGGCGAGCGTGGACGATGCGTAGTGGCCCGGTGGACGTCCCGAGCGAGCCCACGAGGAGGGGAGGCCCCGTGACGGACGTGCGAGGCGAGCGCTCCTCCGGCGAGGTGGCGGGCGACGGTCCGGTGCTGCGGGCCGAGGGGCTGCGCACCCACTTCCAGCAGGGGGAATCGGTGGTCCGCGCGGTGGACGGCGTCTCCCTCGAGGTCCACCCCGGTGAGATCGTCGCGATCGTCGGTGAGTCCGGATCCGGCAAGACGGCGACCGGCATGAGCCTCATGCGGCTCATCAATCGCCGGATCATCGCCCACCAGGAGGGCCGGGTCACGCTCCGCACCCGCTCCGGCGAGGAGGTCGACCTGCTCGCTGCCTCCGATCGCGTCGTCCGGCACGTGCGGGGCGGCGAGATCGGCATGATCTTCCAGGACCCGATGACGAGCCTCAACCCCGTGTTCACGATCGGCAACCAGATCGTCGAGGGGATCCGCGAGCACCGCTCGGCCTCGCGACACGAGGCGCGCGAGGTCGCCCGGGATCTGCTGCGCAGCGTCGGGCTCGGCGAGGTCGAGCGGCTCATGCGGGTGTTCCCCCACCAGCTGTCCGGCGGGATGCGACAGCGCGCGATGATCGCGATGGCCCTCGCCGGCCGTCCCCGGCTGCTGATCGCCGACGAACCGACGACCGCGCTCGACGTGACCGTCCAGGCGCAGATCGTTCGGTTGCTGCAGGACCTCGCCGCCGAGCGCGGCATGGGGGTGGTCTTCATCACCCACGACCTCGCGCTCGTGTCCCGCATCGCCGACCGGGTCTGCGTCATGTATGCCGGCCAGGTGGTGGAGGCCGGCGCCGCCGCCGAGGTATTCGCGCGCCCGCGCCACCCGTACACGATCGCGCTCGCGGGGTGCATCCCGTACGGGCCGTCGGGCGAGCGTCTCAACACGATCCCGGGGAAGCCGCCGAACCTCGCCGGGGAGTTCGCCGGGTGCCGGTTCGCGGCCCGCTGTGATTACGCCGTGCCCGCGTGCTCCGAGGCGCCGGTCGCGCTGCGAGCGGTCGAGGCGGGGCGCTCGGCGCGCTGCATCCGAGCCGAGGAGATCTCGTGAGCGAGGAAGTCCTGCGCCTCGACGGGGTGACCAAACGGTTTCGCGTGTCCCGGGGCGCGCCCTGGAGCCCGCCCCGGTTCGTCCACGCCGTGGAGGGCGTCGATCTGTCCGTGCGGCGCGGGGAGTGCCTGGGCGTCGTGGGCGAGTCGGGCTCAGGCAAGTCGACGCTCGGGCGCGTCGCCCTGCGGCTGTTGGAGCCGACCGAGGGGACGGTGTGGTACGAGGGCACCGACCTCACCGCGCTGGGTCCCCAGGAGTTGCGCCGGTACCGCTCCGAGCTGCAGATGATCTTCCAGGACCCGCACTCGAGCCTGAACCCGCGGATGACCCTCGGGGCCGCGATCGAGGAGGCGGTGCGGGTACACCGCATCGTGCCCGAGGAGCAGGTCGACGACTACGTCGAGGAGCTGTTCCGGCTCGTGGGGCTCGACCCGGCGTTCGCGAAGCGCTACCCGAGCGCGCTGTCGGGCGGGCAGAAGCAACGTGTGGCCATCGCGCGGGCGCTCTCGGTCAAGCCCTCGCTCGTGGTCGCCGACGAGGCCGTGTCGGCGCTCGACGTCTCGATCCAGGCCGAGATCCTCAAC
This genomic interval carries:
- a CDS encoding helix-turn-helix transcriptional regulator, which gives rise to MGADAHGLLDTARGSLSARDWPAARQAFESARERGVVLSAEDLYALADACWWMGRVDEALAAYQGSHEGFLDDGDTAAAASAALDIAVNHFLRGDEAAGSAWFSRVQRLLRDAPECPVHGYVAFLLEVEGPLGGIRPGGEADAEAIAAAARRIQALGHRHGDDSLVAVATMGEGRALVKAARVEEGLGLLDEAMLAVRTEHLDPKWAGNVYCHLMSAAYEIADIGRAVRWTEATTRWLEQLPVALLFTGICRVHRSQVHQLTGAWDRAEGEAIRVGEELAGIQPASAAEGHYQVGEIRRLRGDVAGAEDAYAQAHRLGRDPQPGLALLRLAQGRAGVAWSAIRAALIARAGDPLGRARLCAAGVEIAVAADELPAAAELCDELADTATAYGTTGLRVMAVHARGTLTLAAQGHEQALPLLRDACQGWRDLGAAHTEACARVLLASAYDALGDADAAARERAVAAATFEQLGAGPDLARCAPQPHEPRADGLTSREIEVLACVAAGRSNREVAAELVISEKTVARHLSNIFTKLGVASRTEAAAYAFSHDLVPPSP
- a CDS encoding GntR family transcriptional regulator; amino-acid sequence: MTDRVYEVLKTRILELTLPPDTRLQVGKIAEEFDVSATPVREALNRLAAEHLVAGAAYRGFSVSPVLGRQELVQLLQARLVVERAAASRAAEVRDEAALERLGELVTRMEKLVDAPVLDVMAFNAADQAFHQGVVEASGNPFLVQAFDSLHVHVQIARFYEGESGGHGQHANVEHQRLLKALVSGDAEAAAAEVDTHIADVFGRLEAEIAAGEESTTGPRAGQPAPQT
- a CDS encoding ABC transporter substrate-binding protein, which translates into the protein MRRYPTRLAIVLAVLLAIAACSPVEDPDTAAEGEPDADEAAGEGPDTDDADTDDAETDDADTDDAEPDGDEEVPVEEGASAGESDLYGPPPEDPQEGGTVTVGALNEPPSLDPFHEGADARSEYSVLMYQGLMYESSHGVPVPLLAEDVEISDDELTYTFELREGVEFHDGSPMTSADVQYSYDYIRDPDNGSPGAQDFAAIDTIEAPDEHTVVMELSEPNSALLMTLTNKFGAVVPEDYFDSETAEQDFNTASVGTGPYQLEDFSPNESISLSRHEGYWGDGPYIDELVFEFIPDASAMVVALENARIDLGELPQITDIEQLEGTPGLEVATFPSLNQKAIDLVANVEPLDEEPVRQAIAAALDKEEVAQAAAPELHQEIGMIVGGMQETWGLPLDEVPYQGQDLETAEELLAEAGYEDGFEIDLRTIQDFDWMDAAAVVITQQLAEVGIDVSTETVDLGTWIDAWNNQAAGFTLNDWGTQPDPSLLYFRHFSQEPQGADFRLWDHDEASQLLADGIATSDQEERVEIYHEFQSVMAESAPTIPLYSPQAAIATHDRLANYVHHPSGWYFGLATAYVDE
- a CDS encoding ABC transporter permease, translated to MARMLGKRLVASVVTAVLATIVVFVLMRAVPGDVVQQMLGQTSDPDVERALRSFFGLDEPLYVQYGEWLLSALQGDLGTAWVSGQPVGQLIGNALLVTLQLTLLTLLLAVVLGVPVGLVAGMREGGRLDSILQSLTVLGLATPIFWLGIMLLIGVSAVLGWSPPLSYQPPTVSLGANLQMMVLPVLSLGVLQAAAYAQFVRQAVVSATREQYVITARAKGLPERKILFKHILRNILVQLITFMGLLVVQILGGAVVIESIFTLPGFGRLLLGAITSRDYPLLQGGLLVVVLVTLTVNLIIDLLYRVIDPRLRTVAS
- a CDS encoding ABC transporter permease gives rise to the protein MTDTVQHVDDRTRPGDARRSGSWRRLGKRLRRQPGLALGLLILALLLAIVAAPWLFTNADPNVVNPAERLSPPSGEHWFGTDDVGRDIYARVIYGTRVTLGILLASLAFAGVLGGTSGIVAGYLGRSTDMLFGRGVDVILSFPPLILGLILTGILGAGTQNLVLAMSVIYFPTFFRIGRSGTMSESTKVYAEAAYALGYSRFRILSRHIARNVVPLLLAQLMVVFPLALQIQAALSFLGLGVQPPTPDWGNILEQSQNFLLAAPWMSAFPGLAILVSALGMILLGRAAQASVDDA
- a CDS encoding ABC transporter ATP-binding protein, with product MTDVRGERSSGEVAGDGPVLRAEGLRTHFQQGESVVRAVDGVSLEVHPGEIVAIVGESGSGKTATGMSLMRLINRRIIAHQEGRVTLRTRSGEEVDLLAASDRVVRHVRGGEIGMIFQDPMTSLNPVFTIGNQIVEGIREHRSASRHEAREVARDLLRSVGLGEVERLMRVFPHQLSGGMRQRAMIAMALAGRPRLLIADEPTTALDVTVQAQIVRLLQDLAAERGMGVVFITHDLALVSRIADRVCVMYAGQVVEAGAAAEVFARPRHPYTIALAGCIPYGPSGERLNTIPGKPPNLAGEFAGCRFAARCDYAVPACSEAPVALRAVEAGRSARCIRAEEIS
- a CDS encoding ABC transporter ATP-binding protein; its protein translation is MSEEVLRLDGVTKRFRVSRGAPWSPPRFVHAVEGVDLSVRRGECLGVVGESGSGKSTLGRVALRLLEPTEGTVWYEGTDLTALGPQELRRYRSELQMIFQDPHSSLNPRMTLGAAIEEAVRVHRIVPEEQVDDYVEELFRLVGLDPAFAKRYPSALSGGQKQRVAIARALSVKPSLVVADEAVSALDVSIQAEILNLIEDIKEERNLTTLFISHDLSVVEVVADRVVVMYLGRPMEVAGADAIYRDPRHPYTRGLLSSAPTFEGEPLSMEGEIPSPTSPPSGCVFRTRCPYAIAECAEAVPELRRVGPDQYVACVRRDVAGATVDDPAGAHTTGAP